A genomic region of Peromyscus eremicus chromosome 19, PerEre_H2_v1, whole genome shotgun sequence contains the following coding sequences:
- the Zmat2 gene encoding zinc finger matrin-type protein 2 produces the protein MASGSGTKNLDFRRKWDKDEYEKLAEKRLTEEREKKDGKPVQPVKRELLRHRDYKVDLESKLGKTIVITKTTPQSEMGGYYCNVCDCVVKDSINFLDHINGKKHQRNLGMSMRVERSTLDQVKKRFEVNKKKMEEKQKDYDFEERMKELREEEEKAKAYKKEKQKEKKRRAEEDLTFEEDDEMAAVMGFSGFGSAKKSY, from the exons ATGGCGTCGGGCAGCGGG ACAAAAAACTTGGACTTTCGCCGAAAGTGGGACAAAGATGAATACGAGAAACTCGCGGAGAAGAGActcacagaagagagagaaaagaaggatg GAAAACCAGTGCAGCCCGTCAAGCGGGAGCTTCTTCGGCACAGAGACTACAAGGTGGACTTGGAGTCCAAGCTTGGGAAGACAATCGTCATTACCAAGACAACCCCACAGTCTGAAATGGGAGG CTACTACTGCAATGTCTGTGACTGTGTGGTGAAGGACTCCATCAACTTCCTGGACCACATTAATGGAAAGAAAC ATCAGCGAAACCTGGGTATGTCTATGCGTGTGGAACGCTCCACTCTGGATCAGGTAAAGAAACGTTTTGAGGTCAACAAGAAGAAGatggaagagaagcagaaagattatGATTTTGAGGAAAGGATGAAGGAACTGAGAGAAGAG GAGGAAAAGGCTAAAGCAtacaagaaagagaagcagaaggagaagaaaaggagggctgaggaggaCTTGACGTTTGAGGAGGATGACGAGATGGCAGCTGTGATGGGCTTCTCTGGCTTTGGCTCCGCCAAGAAGAGTTACTGA